The Thiovulum sp. ES DNA segment CAAATTCTGAAAATATAGCCACTTGTGGTGTTGGGAATCAGATTCTGATTTTTGATAAAAATCTAAATCTAATGAAAAAAATCGACTCTGAAACAGTTCCTGTTGGTCTCAATTTTTCACCAGATGGAAAATATCTAATTGCAGGAACTGGCACATCTCCACGAAATACAAATATTTATGAAACAAGAAATTATTCAAAAATTAAAAGTTTTAAAAAACACTCAAATTCAACAGTAGCTGTTAATTTTTTGGACAGTTCAACGGCTATTTCTGGTGGTGGAGATAACAATGAGATCTATATCTGGAATATTCACAATAGCGACAGTTACTCGTTTGAAAACTCAATTATTGGAACTGGTCAAACTGTTTGGAGTGTCGGTCTAAAAGAGAGTTGGCTCGGTTTTGGTAATAAATGGACTGGAGATTCTCATACAGTTGGAAGTGATATTCAAAAAGCATTTAATTTAGAGAGTTTTAGAGTTTCAACTGTTTCTAAAAATAGAAAAAATAGTTATTCTCGAATCTCAACAACTTATAAAAATTGGTCTCTTTATCATTCAGCAGGTGGGAGTTATGGCTTCTCTGATGCTGTTCTAAATATTCAAAAAAATGGTGTTACAACTGCAAAAATAGTTAGAGATGCAACAAATGGTTACGGACATAATAGTTACGGTTTTTATGGCGATAAAATAGTTTCAGCTGGTTCAAATGGATCTCTAAAAATCTATAATTTAAATGGAGAAGAGATTGCAAATTTAGTTGGACATACAGGTGAAGTTTGGTCAATTGCAATAGAGGGAGATCGCCTTGTTTCGGGTTCAAAAGACCAGACAATTCGGGTTTGGGATTTAAGTAAAATTAAAAATTATGTTCCAAAAAGAGAAATAGATGAAGATATTATTTCTGAAATTAAAAAAGCTACAAATTGGACAAGACAACAGATTTTAGAAAATGAAGCTTTTATAAAAGAAAAAACAGGTGTTTCAATTTATACAATTGCTAAAAGTGTGCAACCACAACTCTCACTATTTATTGATAAAAACAGCGAATGGGTCGCTTGGACTCCTGAAAATTTCTACACAA contains these protein-coding regions:
- a CDS encoding WD40 repeat-containing protein (PFAM: WD domain, G-beta repeat), which produces EKVLPKEAILKLNSGGHTAKIKKNILVTKSGDIISASDDKTIRVWDSKTGKERRKILGKIGAGPEGLIFAIALSPNEKFLAVGGYFENDEIRIYSYQTGKLIKILKSHKNVVYDLAFSENGDYLLSGSGDKTAKLWSSESWNLEKTISFHSDAVYGVKFFKNRTVTASHDNRIAIHSLNGELLKSYTHSHKLMYLATNSENIATCGVGNQILIFDKNLNLMKKIDSETVPVGLNFSPDGKYLIAGTGTSPRNTNIYETRNYSKIKSFKKHSNSTVAVNFLDSSTAISGGGDNNEIYIWNIHNSDSYSFENSIIGTGQTVWSVGLKESWLGFGNKWTGDSHTVGSDIQKAFNLESFRVSTVSKNRKNSYSRISTTYKNWSLYHSAGGSYGFSDAVLNIQKNGVTTAKIVRDATNGYGHNSYGFYGDKIVSAGSNGSLKIYNLNGEEIANLVGHTGEVWSIAIEGDRLVSGSKDQTIRVWDLSKIKNYVPKREIDEDIISEIKKATNWTRQQILENEAFIKEKTGVSIYTIAKSVQPQLSLFIDKNSEWVAWTPENFYTSSEKGKDLIGFHINQGSEHEAFWLPISELSELNRPDLVKKSINGKDLSKYSEKVNIN